One window from the genome of Candidatus Hydrogenedentota bacterium encodes:
- the csm3 gene encoding type III-A CRISPR-associated RAMP protein Csm3, translating to MTEQTVLKQIGQIKISGQIKAVTGLHIGGTEIGLAIGGADSTVVRNGLDGKPYIPGSSLKGKMRSLLDRIYTPGELKRVGNSRIYGCNSLSDYQDPKKGFVFHLFGVTPKEIENLGGEAMPTRLIFRDAMMAPETAEALEESLYIDMPYSQVKTEVVIDRITSAATPRQVERVPAGALFDYEIVFNLYLETDLDWLPFLTEAMDLLEIDYLGGLGSRGHGQVRFETRKVVLKSFNGFDVAGDSRVTAWKDKFERPSAEATS from the coding sequence ATGACGGAGCAGACAGTGTTGAAACAGATCGGGCAGATCAAGATCAGCGGTCAAATCAAGGCCGTGACGGGACTCCATATCGGCGGCACGGAAATCGGCCTTGCCATTGGCGGTGCGGACAGCACCGTCGTTCGCAATGGCCTCGATGGGAAGCCCTACATCCCCGGATCGAGCCTCAAGGGGAAGATGCGTTCATTGCTTGACCGTATCTACACGCCGGGCGAACTCAAGAGAGTCGGCAACTCGCGCATCTATGGTTGCAATAGTCTCAGTGACTATCAAGACCCAAAGAAGGGTTTTGTCTTTCACCTCTTTGGGGTCACGCCGAAAGAGATCGAAAACTTGGGCGGCGAGGCCATGCCCACCCGCCTCATCTTCCGCGACGCGATGATGGCGCCGGAAACCGCCGAGGCCCTTGAGGAGAGCCTCTACATCGACATGCCCTATTCGCAGGTCAAGACCGAAGTGGTTATCGACCGCATCACGTCGGCGGCAACGCCGCGTCAGGTCGAACGCGTCCCCGCCGGGGCGCTCTTCGACTACGAGATCGTTTTCAATCTCTACCTCGAAACAGACCTCGACTGGCTTCCTTTCTTGACCGAAGCGATGGACCTGCTTGAGATCGATTACCTGGGTGGACTTGGTTCACGCGGCCACGGCCAAGTCAGATTCGAAACCCGCAAGGTTGTTCTGAAATCCTTCAACGGATTCGACGTGGCCGGCGACAGTCGCGTCACGGCATGGAAGGACAAGTTCGAACGTCCCAGCGCGGAGGCTACGTCATGA
- the csm2 gene encoding type III-A CRISPR-associated protein Csm2, whose product MTTLATAVEKGIDNDFITSAEEFGKAIARTVTTSQIRNIFGSVKKMEMEAEMNLSKVLLLKPRIAYASARNRELKELAKQLTDAIDMIDKGKSPAEKNERFHRFCQGFEAILAYHRAHGGK is encoded by the coding sequence ATGACGACGCTGGCAACTGCAGTAGAAAAGGGAATAGACAATGATTTCATCACGTCGGCCGAGGAATTTGGCAAGGCTATTGCGCGAACTGTGACGACGTCACAGATCCGTAACATCTTCGGTAGCGTGAAGAAGATGGAAATGGAAGCGGAGATGAACCTCTCGAAGGTCCTGCTTCTCAAACCGCGGATCGCCTATGCGAGTGCAAGGAATAGGGAACTAAAAGAATTAGCCAAGCAACTGACCGATGCTATAGACATGATTGACAAGGGTAAGAGTCCCGCGGAAAAGAACGAACGTTTCCACCGGTTTTGCCAGGGATTCGAAGCGATATTGGCCTATCACCGCGCCCATGGCGGCAAATAA
- the cas1 gene encoding CRISPR-associated endonuclease Cas1: MQLVISDFNAHFGKTGERFVVRSPGEPPRELPAHAVSHVLIAGPSVTFSTDAIRLACEKGAAVSFLSYNGEPYAHLVTADAHRHVVLRRTQLDATRDTRGIRIARVILRAKLGNQAATLRYFAKSRKESDPSEYAILRKAADAINAFVPQLDAIPDEPVEEARAKLMNREALAALEYWAAIKAILPGDLRFEQRVRRGANDPVNVALNYGYGILYSRIWSATLIAGLDPYAGFLHALEDGKPAFICDLIEEFRQLTVDRPVFAILTKRWTPTFETHGRLDAESRKRLAGRVLERLNDTLEYHGKRQTISYIIQAKAYEIAAELRGERTHEPFTAPW; the protein is encoded by the coding sequence ATGCAACTTGTAATTTCCGATTTCAACGCGCACTTCGGCAAGACCGGCGAACGCTTCGTCGTCCGCTCGCCCGGCGAACCCCCGCGCGAGCTGCCCGCCCACGCGGTGTCCCACGTCCTCATTGCCGGGCCATCCGTCACCTTCTCAACCGACGCCATCCGCCTGGCCTGCGAAAAAGGCGCCGCCGTCTCTTTCCTCTCCTACAACGGCGAACCCTATGCCCATCTCGTCACGGCCGACGCCCACCGGCACGTCGTACTCCGGCGCACCCAACTGGACGCCACCCGCGACACCCGCGGCATTCGCATCGCCCGCGTCATCCTACGCGCCAAGCTCGGTAACCAAGCCGCCACCCTTCGCTACTTCGCCAAGTCACGCAAAGAATCCGACCCCAGCGAATACGCCATCCTCCGCAAGGCCGCCGACGCCATCAACGCATTCGTGCCGCAGCTCGACGCCATCCCCGACGAACCCGTCGAAGAAGCGCGAGCCAAACTCATGAATCGCGAAGCACTCGCCGCCCTCGAATACTGGGCCGCCATCAAGGCCATACTGCCCGGAGACCTGCGTTTCGAACAACGCGTGCGCCGCGGCGCCAACGACCCCGTCAATGTCGCCCTGAACTACGGATACGGCATCCTCTACAGCCGCATCTGGAGCGCCACGCTCATCGCCGGACTCGACCCCTACGCCGGATTTCTCCACGCCCTCGAAGACGGCAAACCCGCCTTCATCTGCGATCTCATCGAAGAATTCCGCCAGCTTACCGTGGACCGGCCCGTTTTCGCCATCCTCACCAAACGATGGACCCCTACCTTCGAAACCCACGGACGTCTCGACGCCGAAAGCCGAAAACGACTCGCCGGCCGCGTCCTCGAACGACTCAACGACACCCTCGAATACCACGGAAAACGGCAAACCATCAGTTACATCATCCAGGCCAAAGCCTATGAAATCGCGGCGGAACTTCGCGGGGAACGAACACACGAACCATTCACCGCGCCCTGGTAA
- a CDS encoding TylF/MycF/NovP-related O-methyltransferase, which produces MARNAVGGMPFMRRMVRHELEKLAAEPWSGALIADFIEGRSGEAYGISRSEKETMVEKFRRCNAGIPSGTSPLVHVALAREIMDVPPDVAGSVVECGVWKGASSASLSLVCERVGRKLWVCDSFRGLPDDGLRRHEGLHTGVYGYYKEGMFAGALEEVRANIARYGCIEVCEMVEGYFADSLKTLRDPIVFAFLDVDLVSSTRDCLRHIWPLLVENAAVYTDDAGDLDVVKVFFDDAWWRETFGVSAPGYVGSGCGLPLNPKCSPLGYTRKRTRFDEAQWQRAPFLYYPEEPPRTKP; this is translated from the coding sequence ATGGCGAGGAATGCCGTGGGCGGCATGCCATTCATGCGGCGCATGGTGCGGCATGAACTGGAAAAACTGGCCGCGGAACCGTGGAGCGGCGCGCTGATTGCGGATTTTATCGAAGGCCGTTCCGGCGAGGCGTATGGCATTTCCCGGTCCGAGAAAGAAACGATGGTTGAGAAATTCCGCCGGTGCAATGCCGGGATTCCATCCGGGACCTCGCCGCTGGTGCATGTGGCGCTTGCGCGCGAAATCATGGATGTTCCGCCGGACGTGGCGGGCAGCGTGGTCGAATGCGGGGTTTGGAAAGGCGCGAGTTCGGCAAGCCTTTCCCTCGTATGCGAACGCGTGGGACGCAAATTATGGGTCTGCGACTCGTTCCGGGGACTTCCGGACGATGGTTTGCGGCGTCACGAGGGCTTGCACACGGGTGTCTATGGATATTACAAGGAGGGGATGTTCGCGGGCGCCTTGGAAGAAGTCCGCGCGAATATCGCCCGGTACGGCTGTATCGAAGTCTGTGAAATGGTCGAGGGATATTTTGCGGATTCGTTGAAAACGCTACGGGATCCGATTGTGTTTGCCTTCCTCGACGTGGATCTCGTTTCATCCACCCGCGATTGCCTTCGGCATATTTGGCCCTTGCTTGTCGAAAACGCGGCCGTTTACACGGACGATGCCGGCGATCTCGACGTGGTCAAGGTCTTTTTCGACGATGCGTGGTGGCGGGAAACGTTTGGAGTGTCCGCGCCCGGTTACGTGGGATCGGGCTGCGGCCTGCCGTTGAATCCGAAATGTTCCCCGCTCGGTTACACGCGCAAACGCACGCGGTTCGATGAGGCCCAATGGCAACGTGCGCCATTTCTTTACTATCCGGAAGAACCACCCCGGACGAAGCCATAA
- the csm5 gene encoding type III-A CRISPR-associated RAMP protein Csm5 — MTNTDRQSGVFRITPVSPIHIGSGEVLTPMDYVLDGKMYKVKDVRKYFEDHIDDPDTAMKAVRDGLPLGPNYVRYELSFYGERPRNSTGTQGRSGGPPGRRADEPMFQATQKFDPQMKKLMKQAQAKSGLPAAPPPPPDQPKDKGSEVREFIKDPFGKPYIPGSSLKGCLRTALAFVLSESERPGPEVLNNIRSQRPEWLFTNTVNPRMFGRGATEDVLKAFIVRDSAPLEDFRQRFAMTHVKVMNIVQRNFEAKYGMPIYLESLMPGTGAIEIPFYVDLFRLKKDSALAEVAGGRTVRLLQEGAELSGALQAFSTALIDHEIAFYRDQHANNAVSFFEGLRRTGAIHLDLGFGTGWNAKTVGLQLEDNELAAIRHKYGRNREGKPNKNMGSPGHPVFPKTRKWAATAKDGYRPMGWFRLEIDWK, encoded by the coding sequence ATGACGAATACCGATCGCCAATCCGGCGTGTTCCGCATCACGCCCGTGTCGCCAATCCACATCGGGTCGGGCGAGGTCTTAACGCCGATGGACTATGTCCTCGACGGCAAGATGTACAAGGTCAAGGACGTCCGGAAGTATTTCGAAGACCACATAGACGATCCCGACACCGCTATGAAAGCCGTCCGCGATGGGCTTCCATTGGGTCCGAACTATGTGCGCTACGAATTATCGTTCTATGGCGAAAGGCCGCGTAATAGCACCGGCACCCAGGGACGTTCCGGCGGACCCCCTGGAAGACGCGCCGACGAGCCGATGTTTCAGGCGACGCAGAAGTTTGACCCGCAAATGAAAAAACTCATGAAGCAAGCCCAGGCGAAGAGCGGGCTGCCCGCCGCGCCGCCACCCCCCCCGGACCAACCGAAGGACAAGGGCTCCGAAGTCCGCGAGTTCATCAAGGATCCCTTCGGCAAGCCCTACATCCCCGGATCCAGCCTGAAAGGCTGTCTGCGCACGGCGCTGGCCTTCGTATTATCCGAGTCGGAACGCCCCGGCCCCGAGGTGCTGAATAACATCAGAAGCCAAAGACCAGAATGGCTCTTTACCAATACGGTAAACCCCCGGATGTTCGGCAGAGGCGCGACCGAAGACGTACTGAAGGCATTCATCGTTCGCGACTCGGCGCCCCTGGAAGATTTCCGGCAACGCTTCGCGATGACCCACGTCAAAGTCATGAACATCGTGCAGCGAAATTTCGAGGCCAAGTACGGCATGCCCATCTACCTCGAAAGCCTTATGCCCGGTACCGGCGCCATCGAGATTCCCTTCTACGTGGACTTGTTCCGTCTGAAGAAAGACTCGGCTCTCGCAGAAGTTGCCGGCGGCAGAACGGTACGGCTGCTCCAAGAGGGCGCTGAACTCTCGGGCGCATTACAGGCATTCTCCACCGCATTGATCGATCACGAAATCGCCTTCTATCGCGATCAACATGCAAACAACGCCGTATCGTTTTTCGAGGGATTACGCCGAACCGGCGCCATCCATCTCGACCTCGGTTTCGGCACAGGCTGGAACGCCAAGACCGTGGGACTTCAACTCGAAGATAACGAACTGGCGGCCATTCGCCACAAGTACGGGCGCAATCGAGAAGGAAAGCCTAACAAGAACATGGGGTCTCCGGGCCATCCCGTTTTCCCCAAGACCCGCAAATGGGCGGCCACGGCCAAAGACGGTTACCGACCCATGGGCTGGTTTCGACTCGAAATAGACTGGAAGTAG
- the cas2 gene encoding CRISPR-associated endonuclease Cas2 has product MQTLVAFDIGNDRLRKQVETACRDAAMERTQFSAFLGELDEDEREKLLDTIQQLIRQYLKQEKKDDQDRKLCIQMFPICAADFNKAVQLGRESRTPVEPCRLPPIMIL; this is encoded by the coding sequence ATGCAGACACTCGTCGCATTCGATATCGGTAACGACCGCCTGCGAAAACAGGTCGAGACCGCCTGCCGGGACGCCGCCATGGAGCGCACCCAGTTCTCCGCGTTCCTCGGCGAACTCGATGAAGACGAACGCGAAAAACTGCTCGACACGATTCAGCAACTTATTCGTCAATACCTCAAGCAAGAGAAAAAAGACGACCAAGACCGCAAACTATGTATCCAAATGTTTCCCATCTGCGCCGCAGACTTCAACAAAGCCGTGCAACTCGGACGTGAATCCCGCACGCCTGTCGAGCCCTGCCGACTCCCCCCAATCATGATCCTATAG
- the cas6 gene encoding CRISPR system precrRNA processing endoribonuclease RAMP protein Cas6: MFDKLNATVQRVRFRTEEPLMLPEYKGSTFRGALGHAFRQVACALRRQTCDGCLLRERCAYSVCFETPVPKSSEIMRKYPRAPHPFILEPPLEDRCKYEPGEELAVGLVLVGTAQDHLPHFIYAFDEMAKGGLGRNRGKTKLLGVETETRDGEIRTLYDGQNERLSETPVPLTLQDVRARAEDLRNCPVRLTFETPMRLMVEGRLSMSPELSALLPSLLRRLSLLEYFFCKGTFVRDIDCLLAAGSAVKLLRSEVTWKDWTRYSSRQKTTMEFGGFMGWAEYDSMPEEILDALAWGERLHLGKASAFGLGKYRMERM; this comes from the coding sequence ATGTTTGACAAGTTGAACGCGACAGTCCAGCGCGTGCGATTTCGGACAGAGGAGCCCTTGATGCTCCCGGAATACAAGGGTTCGACATTCCGGGGCGCGCTGGGGCATGCTTTTCGCCAGGTGGCTTGCGCCTTACGCAGGCAGACCTGTGATGGATGTCTCTTGCGCGAACGCTGTGCCTACAGTGTGTGCTTTGAAACGCCGGTGCCTAAGAGTTCGGAAATCATGCGCAAGTATCCGCGCGCACCGCATCCTTTTATTCTAGAACCGCCGCTGGAAGACCGGTGTAAATATGAGCCGGGCGAAGAATTGGCGGTAGGGCTTGTTCTGGTAGGTACGGCCCAAGATCATCTGCCGCACTTTATCTATGCGTTTGATGAGATGGCCAAAGGGGGGCTGGGCAGAAACCGCGGGAAGACGAAACTCCTCGGTGTAGAGACCGAAACGCGCGATGGTGAAATCCGAACGTTGTACGACGGGCAGAACGAACGGTTATCGGAAACACCTGTGCCGCTTACGCTGCAAGACGTGCGGGCAAGGGCAGAAGACCTGCGAAACTGCCCCGTAAGGCTCACCTTTGAGACCCCCATGCGTCTGATGGTTGAGGGGCGACTGTCCATGTCGCCTGAATTATCTGCGCTACTGCCATCACTATTACGCCGACTCAGCCTACTGGAATATTTCTTCTGCAAGGGGACTTTTGTCCGGGACATAGACTGTCTGCTCGCAGCGGGCTCTGCGGTCAAACTGTTGCGATCCGAAGTCACTTGGAAGGATTGGACGCGCTATTCCTCCCGTCAGAAGACGACTATGGAATTCGGCGGATTCATGGGCTGGGCAGAGTATGACTCCATGCCGGAGGAAATTCTCGACGCACTCGCCTGGGGTGAACGGCTTCACCTGGGTAAAGCCAGCGCATTCGGCCTAGGCAAGTACCGTATGGAACGCATGTAA
- a CDS encoding alpha/beta fold hydrolase has translation MMHNDHDGKSRPAANKGRRFVAAAGVYALALIAMKIIFVAGIERRSVRIDGPGGKPCLGTAWIPPSPKAAIVIGHGVTANRGYMAVAANAFARNGYAVAAIDFWGHGRSRERFDWPSNGDQVKTWCRWVRTHFEGLPLAYLGHSMGGAAGDAAFRDETPVEAFVSMGMLPRNAPACRTLIAMGQFEELFSVSRAREVAKDKADVLASLFSDHMLEPFDPLLIKGIMDWTGAALGLDTPGSFPWFHGALLLMAVLAGCSAAMRLAEQAASFPTPPQQAPGALPMPGRFNAFRIAAWAAGCKGIAAPPRSGSLYHAILRGVAFGLALVLLLSWLLTDNVYTCSLNHPERLLMWIAVTPVFAGVFFLTTSALERNPLRTAFQRFAVGALTRAVPLFAGCAVLALMGHGIAFAGMMLGILALVLIFISAVHALATRGAGDYRSGIVASGIVLAWITAFWFPLIWVSG, from the coding sequence ATGATGCACAATGACCATGATGGCAAGTCCCGTCCTGCCGCGAACAAAGGACGCAGGTTCGTTGCCGCCGCGGGGGTATACGCGTTGGCGCTCATTGCGATGAAGATCATCTTCGTGGCGGGTATTGAAAGGCGGAGCGTCCGGATTGACGGTCCCGGCGGCAAGCCGTGCCTTGGAACGGCCTGGATACCCCCGTCGCCCAAGGCGGCTATCGTAATCGGCCACGGCGTGACGGCCAACCGGGGTTACATGGCGGTCGCGGCAAACGCTTTCGCCCGGAACGGCTATGCGGTGGCAGCCATTGATTTCTGGGGCCATGGGCGATCGCGGGAACGATTCGACTGGCCGTCAAACGGGGATCAGGTCAAGACATGGTGCCGCTGGGTTCGCACGCATTTTGAGGGACTTCCCCTAGCCTATCTCGGCCATTCGATGGGCGGCGCAGCGGGAGACGCGGCTTTTCGGGATGAAACGCCTGTCGAGGCGTTTGTCTCGATGGGCATGCTGCCCCGGAACGCGCCCGCCTGTAGAACCCTAATCGCCATGGGACAATTCGAGGAGTTGTTTTCCGTCTCGCGCGCCCGCGAAGTAGCCAAAGACAAAGCCGATGTGCTGGCCAGTCTCTTCAGCGATCACATGCTGGAGCCATTTGATCCGCTGCTGATCAAAGGCATCATGGACTGGACCGGCGCCGCGCTTGGACTGGACACGCCCGGTTCGTTTCCTTGGTTTCATGGGGCGCTGCTGTTGATGGCCGTGCTTGCCGGCTGTTCGGCGGCGATGCGGCTTGCGGAACAGGCCGCCTCTTTTCCAACCCCGCCCCAACAGGCGCCCGGCGCACTTCCGATGCCGGGGCGCTTCAACGCCTTCCGGATCGCCGCGTGGGCGGCGGGCTGCAAAGGAATCGCTGCGCCGCCGCGTTCGGGAAGCCTGTATCACGCCATCCTGCGGGGCGTTGCGTTCGGCCTTGCATTGGTCCTGCTGCTTTCGTGGTTGCTGACGGACAACGTGTACACCTGCAGCCTGAATCATCCGGAACGTTTGCTGATGTGGATCGCGGTGACGCCGGTTTTTGCCGGGGTGTTTTTCTTGACTACAAGCGCATTGGAGCGCAATCCCCTGCGCACGGCGTTTCAGCGCTTTGCCGTGGGCGCATTGACGCGCGCCGTTCCCTTGTTCGCGGGGTGCGCCGTGCTTGCGCTCATGGGACACGGCATCGCTTTCGCCGGTATGATGCTGGGCATTCTTGCGCTGGTTCTCATCTTCATTTCGGCGGTCCATGCGCTGGCCACGCGCGGCGCGGGCGATTACCGTTCCGGCATTGTCGCATCCGGAATTGTGCTGGCATGGATTACGGCGTTCTGGTTTCCCTTGATATGGGTGTCCGGATAA
- a CDS encoding DEAD/DEAH box helicase translates to MTHACQAQGDLRRGAFRLGGLTQRIPGVERSDMPALLSRLERSMTGAGPHASAGNNLPRLGSAPRETFEPCGMESLLDTLRAFEALRDGSDTGRRDRVQTGWLPARPPQSADPSFPGGRLGSALAALGIERLHQHQVDAIRHIQARETVVLSAPTASGKTLCFNAPIVEALAANPRATALMVFPTKALAADQRAQLEMFCRAYGAESVSSWIYDGDTPSSDRAILRKTPPQIMLTNPEYLHLAFLGHGEQWRDFLGRLQFLVLDEIHEYRGFFGTNAALLFRRFLHKLSELGSRPTVVLSSATCANPEEHAERLTGLRATIVRDESGMRPERHFGFIALNAPDYKFSSIFALRIARAALACQRKGLSTIVFCPTRKSVEEILAQAHKDAERFGLDPGRIVPYRSGYTTEERRSIEQGLHDGTYQTVFTTNALEIGIDIGRLDVCILAGFPDNIMSAWQRIGRAGRRWDRKAFVLYYAQNNAVDQFYADNLAAFLERPLDEIMVGVDNDELIQRHLPCLLYESGRLENDDAYHAILGPAFLERYRQASKDYKPANHRVAPHMRCAIRSVGGQTWVLKLHGREIGSVSNQQLFRECYLGAAYRHFGRTYRVVAHGNNEVFLEDAPAGLRTEASFYSTAITDAVRSGRRWNGAFNAYHGSLTIFENFAGYKTFDADGAVIDEKRESLARSLRVRAFWLSIEKPVVPGDAEEGFRGLEQLLRIGAPFIIPCDRYDLGSLTSTKDPITVYINETVPGGIGLAEKLYEVWRTVLEYGMKIARECPCANGCPRCVQSNRYDRSGNPVHKQAALEYAASVLEITKGQAQETLDPELQSWT, encoded by the coding sequence ATGACGCACGCATGTCAGGCACAAGGCGATTTGAGACGGGGAGCGTTCAGGCTCGGTGGATTGACGCAACGCATTCCGGGCGTCGAGCGATCGGACATGCCGGCGTTATTGTCGCGGTTGGAGCGGTCCATGACGGGCGCTGGTCCGCATGCGTCGGCCGGGAACAATCTGCCGCGCTTGGGTTCGGCGCCGAGGGAGACATTCGAGCCTTGTGGGATGGAGTCCTTGCTCGATACGCTCCGGGCGTTCGAGGCATTGCGGGACGGAAGTGATACAGGCCGGCGGGACCGCGTGCAGACCGGTTGGCTACCGGCGCGGCCGCCTCAATCGGCGGACCCGTCGTTCCCGGGCGGACGATTGGGGAGCGCACTCGCGGCGCTGGGCATCGAACGGTTGCACCAACACCAAGTGGATGCCATCCGGCACATCCAGGCAAGAGAGACGGTGGTCTTATCCGCGCCGACGGCAAGCGGCAAAACCCTGTGTTTCAACGCACCGATTGTAGAGGCGCTTGCCGCCAACCCACGGGCAACGGCCCTGATGGTGTTTCCCACGAAGGCCCTCGCGGCGGATCAACGTGCGCAGCTTGAGATGTTCTGCCGGGCCTATGGGGCGGAATCGGTGAGTTCGTGGATCTACGATGGGGATACGCCTTCGAGCGATCGTGCGATATTGCGGAAGACCCCGCCGCAAATTATGCTTACGAATCCGGAGTATCTGCACCTGGCTTTTCTGGGCCATGGGGAACAGTGGCGCGACTTCCTTGGCCGGCTTCAGTTTCTGGTGCTGGATGAGATTCACGAATACCGGGGCTTCTTTGGCACGAATGCGGCCCTATTGTTCCGCCGGTTCCTGCACAAGCTGTCTGAACTGGGCTCGCGGCCGACGGTGGTGCTGTCTTCGGCAACATGCGCCAACCCCGAAGAGCACGCGGAGCGTCTGACGGGGTTGCGCGCCACGATTGTGCGCGATGAGAGCGGTATGCGGCCGGAACGGCATTTCGGCTTCATTGCGCTCAATGCGCCGGACTATAAATTCTCCTCGATTTTTGCATTACGTATCGCGCGTGCGGCGTTGGCTTGTCAGCGCAAGGGGCTAAGCACGATCGTGTTCTGTCCCACGCGCAAGTCCGTTGAGGAAATCCTCGCCCAAGCCCACAAGGACGCGGAGCGGTTTGGCCTGGACCCTGGACGCATTGTCCCGTACCGCTCGGGATACACGACGGAAGAACGGCGCAGCATCGAGCAGGGTCTTCACGATGGAACGTACCAAACCGTGTTTACGACCAATGCGCTTGAGATAGGCATAGATATCGGGCGGCTCGACGTCTGCATCCTCGCGGGGTTCCCGGATAACATCATGTCGGCTTGGCAGCGCATCGGCCGGGCGGGCCGGCGTTGGGACCGCAAAGCGTTCGTTCTGTATTATGCACAGAACAACGCGGTGGACCAGTTTTACGCGGACAACCTCGCGGCGTTTCTGGAACGCCCGCTCGATGAAATCATGGTCGGCGTGGACAACGATGAGTTGATTCAACGGCATTTGCCTTGTCTTCTCTACGAATCCGGTCGGCTGGAAAATGACGACGCGTATCACGCGATTCTGGGACCCGCATTTCTGGAGCGGTACCGGCAGGCGTCCAAAGACTACAAGCCCGCGAACCATCGGGTTGCGCCGCACATGCGCTGCGCCATACGCAGTGTCGGCGGCCAGACTTGGGTACTCAAGCTGCATGGCCGCGAGATCGGCAGCGTATCGAATCAACAACTGTTTCGCGAGTGCTATCTCGGAGCCGCGTATCGCCATTTCGGGCGGACGTATCGCGTCGTGGCTCACGGCAACAACGAGGTGTTCCTCGAAGATGCACCCGCCGGCCTGCGTACCGAGGCATCGTTCTATTCGACAGCCATCACGGATGCGGTGCGGAGTGGGAGACGCTGGAATGGGGCCTTCAATGCGTACCATGGGAGTCTGACCATCTTCGAGAATTTCGCGGGGTACAAAACCTTCGATGCCGATGGCGCCGTGATCGACGAGAAGCGGGAAAGCCTGGCGCGATCGCTGCGAGTGCGGGCGTTCTGGTTGAGCATCGAAAAACCTGTCGTGCCGGGCGATGCCGAAGAGGGTTTCCGAGGGCTGGAGCAACTGCTCCGGATCGGCGCGCCGTTTATCATTCCCTGCGACCGGTATGACCTCGGCAGTCTGACCAGCACCAAGGATCCAATCACCGTATATATTAATGAGACGGTGCCGGGCGGGATCGGTTTGGCCGAAAAGTTGTACGAGGTGTGGCGGACGGTGCTTGAGTACGGCATGAAGATCGCTCGGGAATGCCCGTGTGCAAACGGTTGCCCCCGGTGCGTGCAATCCAACCGGTATGACCGAAGCGGGAACCCGGTGCACAAGCAGGCGGCGCTCGAATATGCAGCGAGCGTACTTGAAATCACCAAGGGTCAGGCACAGGAAACGCTTGATCCGGAATTGCAGTCATGGACATAA
- the csm4 gene encoding type III-A CRISPR-associated RAMP protein Csm4, with protein MTRYRVQLEPMGPFFTGMNSHARKAAALIHSDTLHGALMTVAAVGGSPWLDEAPRLRVSSLFPCWKNIHFYPKPFLPVPGVRDPKQSGEEDDKGRKQWKSIRLVSEGLLAAWLRGDPSVPEQTEVLGSGLAALKPEMDGKPRPLNAFLVRDLAPAVTVDRCAAGATPYDRHGLRLNTEEGVGAWFLVELPPERKDSFLELAALLGTYGLGGERTVGYGRFNVLGMEELPTNSVLERTNGANAVLTLSLYHPTRAEIAAGVLEGIAAYDCTLRGGWIHGTAGSDRPKRALRMCLEGSVFPALNGVPPNGDVIDVRPVGFDKHPIWRSGLAFPAAFQHPGQTN; from the coding sequence ATGACGCGCTACCGAGTCCAGCTCGAACCCATGGGGCCGTTCTTCACCGGCATGAACAGCCACGCGCGCAAGGCGGCGGCGCTGATCCATTCGGACACGCTGCACGGCGCGCTGATGACTGTCGCGGCGGTGGGCGGTTCGCCGTGGCTAGACGAGGCGCCGCGGCTCCGGGTCAGTTCCCTCTTTCCCTGTTGGAAAAACATCCACTTCTACCCGAAGCCGTTCTTACCGGTTCCCGGTGTGCGCGACCCGAAGCAGTCTGGCGAAGAAGACGACAAAGGCCGCAAGCAATGGAAATCCATCCGGCTCGTGTCCGAGGGCTTACTCGCAGCGTGGTTGCGCGGCGATCCATCCGTGCCGGAGCAGACCGAAGTCCTGGGCTCAGGCCTTGCCGCCTTGAAACCCGAGATGGATGGCAAACCGCGGCCATTGAACGCGTTCCTAGTGCGCGACTTGGCCCCCGCGGTCACCGTGGACCGTTGCGCCGCCGGGGCAACACCCTACGATCGGCACGGCCTGCGTCTGAACACTGAGGAAGGTGTCGGCGCCTGGTTCCTGGTCGAATTGCCCCCGGAACGCAAGGATTCCTTCCTGGAGTTGGCGGCGCTGCTGGGCACATACGGCCTCGGCGGCGAACGCACCGTCGGCTACGGGCGCTTCAATGTGCTCGGAATGGAAGAATTGCCGACAAACAGCGTCTTGGAGCGCACAAACGGCGCCAATGCCGTCCTGACGCTCAGCCTGTATCATCCGACCCGCGCCGAAATCGCCGCCGGCGTCCTTGAAGGCATCGCGGCATACGATTGTACCTTGCGCGGCGGCTGGATCCATGGAACGGCCGGCAGCGACCGCCCAAAACGCGCCCTGCGGATGTGCCTCGAAGGAAGCGTATTCCCCGCGTTGAACGGTGTGCCGCCAAACGGCGACGTGATTGATGTCCGCCCGGTCGGTTTCGACAAGCACCCGATCTGGCGCTCAGGCCTCGCATTTCCGGCGGCGTTTCAACACCCCGGACAAACCAATTAG